Proteins found in one Drosophila busckii strain San Diego stock center, stock number 13000-0081.31 chromosome 2R, ASM1175060v1, whole genome shotgun sequence genomic segment:
- the LOC108596017 gene encoding suppressor-of-stellate-like protein, giving the protein MDIGDGSWISWYVGQPTHEFLCRVPHDYVRDRFNLTGLDDLVQNFDDTLEALLEPEFDAAFVPEAVEQLYGLIHARYIITYHGVLNMSVKYQRGDFGMCPRIHCNGQFVLPVGLTDHMGESHVKIYCARCRDIYQPHTRCALLDGAMFGCSFPHMFFMQLPQLLPQPPVESYIPRLYGFKLHSKALMPKQEEKSTPEAAAAAAAAAAASKEHKENIPHNY; this is encoded by the exons ATGGACATTGGTGATGGCTCTTGGATTAGCTGGTATGTTGGCCAGCCGACGCACGAGTTTCTGTGCCGTGTGCCGCACGATTATGTGCGCGACAGATTCAATCTGACGGGTCTGGATGATCTGGTTCAGAATTTCGATGATACGCTGGAGGCGCTACTGGAGCCGGAGTTCGATGCGGCGTTCGTGCCCGAGGCAGTGGAGCAGTTGTATGGCCTGATACATGCTCGCTATATAATCACTTATCATGGCGTGCTCAACATGAGCGTCAAGTATCAACGCGGCGACTTTGGCATGTGTCCACGCATTCACTGCAACGGGCAGTTCGTGTTGCCCGTGGGACTCACGGATCACATGGGTGAGTCGCATGTGAAGATCTACTGCGCCCGCTGCCGCGACATCTATCAGCCGCATACGCGTTGCGCTTTGCTGGACGGCGCCATGTTCGGCTGCAGCTTTCCGCACATGTTCTTcatgcagctgccacagctgctgccccAGCCGCCAGTGGAGAGCTACATACCAAG ACTTTATGGCTTCAAGCTGCATAGCAAGGCGCTTATGCCCAAGCAGGAAGAGAAGTCAACGcctgaagctgctgccgccgccgctgctgctgctgctgccagcaagGAGCATAAGGAAAATATTCCTCATAATTATTAA